Proteins encoded in a region of the Halothiobacillus diazotrophicus genome:
- the clpS gene encoding ATP-dependent Clp protease adapter ClpS — protein MVDHITQHEHDTETIATVDEPPMYQVILLNDDFTPMDFVVRILVELFYLSTEQAERVMLEVHHTGRGLCGIFTREIAETRVAQVNQVARQNEHPLLCVMERAP, from the coding sequence ATGGTCGATCACATTACACAGCACGAGCACGATACGGAAACCATCGCCACGGTCGATGAACCGCCGATGTATCAGGTCATCCTGCTCAACGATGACTTCACGCCGATGGATTTCGTCGTACGCATCCTCGTGGAGCTATTTTATCTATCGACCGAACAGGCAGAACGGGTTATGTTAGAAGTTCATCATACAGGGCGTGGTTTGTGTGGGATTTTCACGCGAGAAATCGCGGAAACGCGCGTGGCACAGGTGAACCAGGTAGCGCGGCAGAACGAGCATCCTCTACTGTGTGTCATGGAACGCGCCCCTTAG
- a CDS encoding S49 family peptidase — translation MTDSNRTSDDLRIEPKEEHAPTRNAHVEHETRAAQTDEAWARDALLDLAREGLLERRRTRRWQMFFRLIGLGILIWVIALFTLKVDHVESGALGNLKQPTAAIIDVRGVIAPGQDASAANLIPVLEKAFKAPQIKGIVLRMNTPGGSPVQAGQIYDAIMRLRKAYPAKPIYAVTEDICASGGYYIAAAADKIYADKASLVGSIGVRMDGFGFVDAMQKLGIESRLLTAGANKAMLDPFTPENPAQVQYMQKLLDTVHQQFIDAVKQGRGNRLASDPDLFSGLIYTGDQAVKNGLVDGLGSVRSVVRDQFRLQHEVDLTPHKSPLDRLLSQTTTEFGHALMGLWADQIGPKLLP, via the coding sequence ATGACCGACTCGAACCGTACCTCCGACGATCTGCGCATCGAGCCCAAGGAGGAACATGCCCCGACCAGAAATGCCCACGTCGAACACGAAACGCGTGCCGCCCAAACCGACGAGGCATGGGCCCGCGACGCACTGCTCGATCTGGCCCGAGAAGGTCTGCTGGAACGTCGACGCACGCGGCGCTGGCAGATGTTCTTCCGCCTGATCGGTCTCGGCATCCTGATCTGGGTCATCGCACTCTTCACCCTGAAGGTCGATCACGTCGAATCGGGGGCGCTCGGCAACTTGAAGCAGCCCACAGCAGCAATCATCGACGTCCGCGGCGTCATCGCCCCGGGTCAGGACGCCTCGGCGGCGAACCTGATTCCGGTTCTGGAAAAGGCCTTCAAGGCCCCGCAGATCAAGGGCATCGTCCTCAGGATGAACACGCCCGGCGGCAGCCCGGTACAGGCTGGCCAGATCTACGACGCCATCATGCGGCTGCGCAAGGCGTATCCGGCCAAGCCCATCTACGCGGTCACGGAGGATATTTGTGCCTCCGGGGGCTACTACATCGCCGCAGCCGCAGACAAGATCTACGCAGACAAGGCTTCACTGGTCGGCTCGATCGGCGTGCGGATGGATGGCTTCGGCTTCGTGGACGCCATGCAGAAACTCGGCATCGAAAGCCGTCTGCTCACCGCCGGGGCCAATAAGGCGATGCTCGATCCGTTCACCCCGGAAAATCCGGCCCAGGTCCAGTACATGCAGAAGCTGCTCGACACCGTCCACCAGCAGTTCATCGATGCGGTCAAACAGGGCCGCGGCAATCGGCTGGCCAGCGACCCGGATCTGTTTTCCGGTCTGATCTACACGGGCGACCAGGCCGTCAAGAACGGACTGGTCGACGGGCTGGGCTCGGTACGGAGTGTCGTTCGCGACCAGTTCCGACTTCAGCACGAAGTGGATCTCACGCCGCACAAGAGCCCGCTTGACCGTCTGCTGAGCCAAACCACCACCGAATTCGGTCACGCGCTCATGGGGTTGTGGGCAGACCAAATCGGCCCCAAACTATTACCATGA
- a CDS encoding HAD family hydrolase — MNTTLITPNDATQTDRRTLPAPQLIVFDWDGTLVQSTGHIVRCFERAMASENLPILPAEQIQGIIGLGLYEAARTLFPDLSDDKAASLAAAYRSHYFTRTEAIEPYPGVGEILSGLRDAGCWLAIATGKSNRGLQEALAETGLGHYFLSTRTAEQTVSKPAPLMLMQLLDEFGVTPDETWMIGDTDFDILMAHNAGCAPVAITHGAHDRARLAAARPHVMIDALDEILDLYQAARTRG, encoded by the coding sequence ATGAACACCACGCTCATCACCCCCAATGACGCCACCCAGACAGATAGGCGCACACTCCCAGCGCCACAGCTGATCGTTTTCGACTGGGATGGCACCCTGGTACAGTCGACCGGCCACATCGTGCGCTGTTTCGAACGCGCCATGGCCAGCGAAAATCTGCCCATCCTTCCGGCGGAGCAGATCCAGGGCATCATCGGCCTTGGCCTCTACGAGGCAGCACGCACATTGTTCCCCGACCTCAGTGACGACAAGGCCGCCTCTCTGGCGGCCGCCTACCGAAGCCATTATTTCACCCGCACCGAAGCCATCGAGCCCTACCCCGGCGTCGGGGAAATCCTGTCCGGTTTGCGTGATGCCGGCTGCTGGCTGGCCATCGCCACGGGGAAATCCAACCGGGGGCTTCAGGAAGCCCTGGCCGAAACCGGATTGGGCCACTATTTCCTCAGCACGCGGACCGCGGAGCAGACGGTCTCCAAGCCCGCCCCGCTGATGCTGATGCAACTTCTGGACGAATTCGGGGTCACCCCGGACGAAACCTGGATGATCGGCGATACGGACTTTGACATCCTGATGGCGCACAATGCCGGTTGCGCCCCCGTGGCCATTACCCATGGCGCCCATGACCGAGCACGCCTGGCAGCCGCGCGCCCCCATGTGATGATCGATGCGCTGGACGAGATTCTCGACCTGTATCAGGCAGCCCGTACCCGAGGCTGA
- a CDS encoding RluA family pseudouridine synthase: MNHRADKVSATSKSAVRRVTVEPQYAGQRIDNFLLRVLGASHGELPRSVIYRILRTGEVRINSQRAKPTTRLTAGDEIRIPPIRHIPGRDPLDPDAPVVVPDHWLNRAAAMIVFEDAEMLVVNKPGGLAVHGGSNIPFGLIDLMRQHLGHPPLLELAHRIDRDTSGLVVLAKSLAALGAIHEQFRPEGSAEKIYLTLVHGHWPDRLRRSDAPLRKWQGEGEAHRVVVDAQGKAAVTHFSILAANAHASLLEVQLETGRTHQIRVHTAHAGHPVIGDNKYGDRNLDKRLGQSSTSASGVRPNLMLHAAALKIRHPTDGTPRTFQAPVPESWTPWLRTLHLHVPPEYRQPDTAD; this comes from the coding sequence ATGAACCATCGCGCCGACAAAGTCTCCGCCACCAGTAAAAGCGCCGTCCGACGCGTCACGGTCGAGCCGCAATATGCCGGACAGCGCATCGACAACTTTCTGCTCCGCGTGCTGGGTGCATCACATGGCGAGCTGCCGCGATCGGTAATCTACCGCATCCTGCGCACCGGCGAGGTGCGCATCAACAGCCAGCGGGCCAAACCCACCACCCGCCTCACTGCGGGCGATGAAATCCGGATTCCGCCCATCCGCCATATACCCGGTAGAGATCCCCTCGACCCGGATGCCCCCGTGGTCGTACCCGACCATTGGCTGAACCGTGCCGCTGCAATGATCGTATTCGAGGACGCCGAGATGCTCGTGGTCAACAAGCCCGGGGGGCTGGCCGTGCATGGCGGTTCGAACATTCCGTTCGGATTGATCGATCTGATGCGTCAACATCTGGGTCACCCCCCCCTGCTGGAACTGGCGCACCGCATCGATCGCGACACCAGCGGCCTGGTCGTTCTGGCCAAGAGCCTGGCCGCGCTCGGTGCGATACATGAGCAGTTCAGGCCCGAAGGCAGCGCCGAAAAGATCTACCTCACCCTGGTTCACGGCCACTGGCCGGACAGGCTTCGCCGAAGCGACGCCCCGCTGCGCAAATGGCAGGGCGAAGGGGAAGCCCATCGCGTCGTCGTCGACGCCCAGGGAAAAGCGGCCGTGACGCATTTTTCGATCCTGGCCGCCAATGCCCATGCCAGCCTGCTCGAAGTCCAGCTGGAAACCGGCCGCACCCATCAGATCCGCGTGCATACTGCCCATGCGGGACACCCGGTCATCGGCGACAACAAATATGGAGACCGCAACCTGGACAAGCGTCTCGGGCAGTCATCCACTTCGGCTTCCGGCGTGCGCCCGAACCTGATGCTGCACGCAGCCGCCCTGAAAATCCGGCATCCCACGGACGGAACACCGCGCACCTTCCAGGCGCCTGTTCCGGAGTCATGGACGCCTTGGTTGCGCACGCTGCATCTCCACGTACCGCCCGAATACCGGCAACCCGACACCGCTGACTGA
- a CDS encoding Rne/Rng family ribonuclease, protein MKRMLINATHAEEIRVALVDGQTLYDIDIETPGHEQKKSNVYKALITRIEPSLEAVFVNYGADRHGFLPFKEIARSYFDPEAVDDKGRPVIKSALKEGQEILVQVEKEERGNKGAALTTFVSLAGRYLVLMPNNPRAGGVSRRIEGDDRADIKAALSELDVPEGMGLIVRTAGVGREASELQADLNYLRQVWDAILKKAESRKAPFLIYQESDLIIRALRDYMRNDIGEVLIDEPKMHQQALEFVNLVSPDAVNKIRLYQDRTPLFTRYQIEGQIESAYERTVTLPSGGELVFDVAEALTAVDINSGRSTKGQDIEETAFHTNLEAADEIARQLRLRDLGGLVVIDFIDMGQPKHQREVENRLRDALKMDRARVQLGRISRFGLLEMSRQRLSASLEESAQHVCPRCMGQGHIRSVESLALSILRQMIDEAMKDQTARVIAQVPVDVATYLLNEKREQLRIIEQDNRVELLLIPNINLETPHFTVERVRASDLGESPASARSLIEPLAVVVPDTDRPLRRVPPPTNVLAPAKPAAPAPVAEVQPPVVVPAATPSAPSSPLSLLKRVIGQIFGSSTSGATVEPPAAAEAPAQTKAPRAATGRPPRGAQGESKGEQKGRKPRTPAKPAVAANAEPEDEKPTSEQKPSGNRRRRSRNRKPAGETPAVANVAAVETAGTQPARAAREEGADTKSRESRGGAQAVRPLAAHEQNLVAQQLSAPVADRQALPLDVGVKRDPAENIRPNAAVSLMTDDRVVAAGVAAVGAALLAEASDASALTAVSTQGGARVAETEVEAPYQSSDTQSSDTQSVDPVESVANSEAVAEPAVASQAQPVAEPVVASAEPVVDTAVQPADPDMSVIAPTSERVDADTGPSVEVPAMAPVAPDAAVEAQPEIESSDVTSSVSAPAMTAEVVESAAVHAPDESDFEKDATPIVERPASEAVMSEPSVAEAPTAPVVESESLNPEPEQVEPIASTAEDQVTSPESVAVDQVSVLEPVVDHDAVPTEADASAPVADAVTDASGQDETEASHKHS, encoded by the coding sequence ATGAAAAGAATGCTTATCAATGCCACACATGCCGAAGAGATTCGTGTGGCACTCGTCGACGGCCAAACCCTCTATGACATCGACATCGAGACGCCGGGCCACGAGCAGAAGAAATCCAATGTCTACAAGGCGCTGATCACCCGGATCGAGCCCAGCCTCGAAGCCGTCTTCGTCAACTATGGCGCCGATCGCCACGGTTTCCTGCCCTTCAAGGAAATCGCGCGCAGCTACTTCGACCCCGAAGCCGTGGATGACAAGGGGCGTCCCGTCATCAAGTCCGCCCTGAAAGAGGGGCAGGAAATCCTGGTCCAGGTGGAGAAGGAAGAGCGGGGCAACAAGGGCGCGGCCCTGACCACCTTTGTCAGCCTGGCTGGCCGTTACCTCGTGCTGATGCCCAATAACCCGCGTGCGGGTGGCGTTTCCCGCCGGATCGAAGGCGACGACCGGGCGGACATCAAGGCCGCTCTATCCGAACTGGATGTGCCGGAAGGCATGGGGCTGATCGTTCGCACAGCCGGGGTCGGGCGCGAGGCCAGCGAGCTTCAGGCTGACCTCAACTACCTGCGCCAGGTCTGGGACGCCATTCTGAAGAAGGCCGAATCCCGCAAGGCGCCGTTCCTGATCTACCAGGAAAGCGATCTCATCATCCGTGCCCTGCGCGACTACATGCGCAACGACATCGGCGAGGTGCTGATCGACGAACCGAAAATGCATCAGCAGGCGCTGGAATTCGTCAATCTCGTTTCGCCGGATGCGGTGAACAAGATCCGGCTGTATCAGGACCGGACGCCCCTGTTTACCCGTTACCAGATCGAAGGCCAGATCGAATCCGCCTACGAACGTACCGTGACACTCCCTTCGGGCGGCGAACTCGTATTCGACGTGGCCGAGGCCCTGACGGCCGTGGATATCAACTCCGGCCGCAGCACCAAGGGGCAGGACATCGAGGAAACCGCCTTCCACACCAACCTGGAAGCGGCGGATGAAATCGCCCGGCAATTGCGTCTGCGCGACCTGGGCGGCCTCGTGGTGATCGATTTCATCGACATGGGGCAACCCAAGCATCAGCGCGAGGTCGAGAACCGCCTGCGCGACGCGTTGAAGATGGATCGTGCGCGTGTTCAGCTCGGCCGGATCTCCCGTTTCGGCCTGCTCGAAATGTCGCGTCAGCGTCTGAGTGCTTCCCTTGAGGAATCGGCCCAGCACGTCTGCCCGCGATGCATGGGGCAGGGGCATATCCGCTCGGTGGAATCCCTGGCGCTGTCCATCCTGCGACAGATGATCGACGAGGCCATGAAGGACCAGACCGCGCGGGTGATCGCCCAGGTGCCGGTCGACGTGGCCACCTATCTGTTGAACGAGAAACGCGAGCAGCTGCGCATCATCGAGCAGGACAACCGGGTCGAACTGCTGCTGATTCCGAACATCAACCTGGAAACGCCGCATTTCACCGTCGAGCGCGTCCGGGCATCGGATCTGGGCGAGTCGCCGGCGTCCGCACGCTCGCTGATCGAGCCGCTGGCCGTGGTCGTGCCTGATACTGATCGTCCGCTCCGTCGCGTGCCCCCGCCGACGAACGTCTTGGCGCCGGCGAAACCCGCAGCGCCTGCGCCCGTTGCGGAAGTGCAGCCTCCCGTCGTGGTGCCGGCAGCGACGCCCAGCGCCCCAAGCAGCCCGCTCAGCCTGCTCAAGCGGGTGATTGGACAGATCTTCGGTTCATCCACTAGCGGCGCCACTGTCGAACCGCCGGCAGCGGCCGAGGCCCCGGCGCAGACCAAGGCGCCGCGCGCCGCCACGGGCCGCCCGCCGCGCGGCGCTCAGGGTGAAAGCAAAGGCGAGCAGAAGGGCCGCAAGCCGCGTACGCCGGCCAAACCGGCCGTTGCTGCGAACGCGGAACCCGAAGACGAAAAACCGACCAGCGAGCAGAAGCCGTCGGGGAATCGTCGTCGCCGTTCACGCAACAGGAAGCCGGCTGGGGAGACCCCGGCAGTCGCCAACGTCGCAGCGGTCGAAACGGCCGGTACACAGCCCGCCCGTGCCGCACGGGAAGAGGGTGCCGACACCAAGTCGCGCGAATCGCGGGGCGGTGCCCAGGCCGTTCGCCCCTTGGCGGCTCATGAGCAGAACCTGGTCGCCCAGCAGTTGAGCGCACCGGTCGCCGATCGCCAGGCCTTGCCGCTGGATGTTGGCGTCAAGCGGGACCCGGCGGAAAATATTCGACCGAATGCCGCCGTATCGCTGATGACGGATGATCGGGTGGTTGCGGCTGGCGTTGCCGCAGTGGGTGCTGCGCTCCTGGCCGAGGCGAGCGATGCATCAGCCTTGACCGCAGTCTCAACTCAGGGCGGGGCGCGTGTGGCTGAGACTGAGGTTGAGGCGCCGTATCAATCGTCCGATACCCAATCGTCCGATACCCAATCGGTTGATCCGGTGGAATCAGTCGCCAATTCGGAAGCTGTGGCCGAGCCCGCTGTCGCGTCACAAGCGCAACCCGTTGCTGAACCGGTAGTGGCGTCCGCCGAGCCGGTGGTTGATACGGCTGTGCAGCCTGCCGATCCCGATATGTCCGTTATCGCGCCGACGAGCGAGCGCGTCGATGCCGACACCGGGCCCTCGGTCGAAGTGCCAGCCATGGCACCGGTCGCCCCGGACGCTGCCGTGGAAGCTCAACCGGAGATCGAGTCGTCGGATGTGACGTCATCGGTTTCCGCGCCAGCGATGACTGCCGAGGTGGTTGAGTCCGCGGCAGTTCATGCACCGGACGAGTCCGACTTCGAGAAGGATGCCACGCCGATCGTGGAGCGTCCCGCCTCTGAAGCTGTGATGAGCGAGCCGTCCGTTGCTGAAGCGCCAACGGCCCCGGTGGTCGAGTCCGAATCGCTAAACCCGGAACCGGAGCAGGTGGAGCCGATCGCGTCGACAGCCGAGGATCAGGTCACCTCTCCGGAATCCGTTGCGGTCGATCAGGTCAGCGTGCTCGAACCGGTGGTCGATCACGATGCCGTTCCGACTGAGGCGGATGCTTCTGCCCCCGTGGCGGATGCGGTGACGGATGCATCCGGTCAGGATGAGACCGAGGCGTCACACAAGCACTCCTGA
- a CDS encoding cation diffusion facilitator family transporter encodes MAQQFSSNPDAHHPSHEHAHDHDHDHDHGHGHGHGHGHGHHHHLPAHIGRAFFLGTTVNVLFVLIEAGFGFWGNSVALLADAAHNLSDVMGLLIAWGASILGQRAISSRFTYGLGSSTILAALVNALFLILMTLLVMVEALPRLLHPEAVNGEIVIGVALIGVLINGFTAWLFMKGQAEDLNQRGAYLHMAADAAVSLGVAIAGGIVLLTHWTWLDPAVSLIISLVILIPAWRLLIQATRLTLHGVPDAIDAHAVGAYLQSLSEVTNVHDLHIWALSTTENALTAHLVVRDGQMSNPRRRDIERTLKERFRISHSTLQVETEHADPTCPRLLGCALPASNQAGH; translated from the coding sequence ATGGCCCAGCAGTTTTCCTCGAACCCCGATGCGCATCATCCATCGCATGAGCATGCGCACGACCACGACCACGACCACGACCACGGGCATGGGCATGGGCATGGGCATGGGCATGGACACCATCATCACCTGCCCGCCCATATCGGCCGTGCCTTTTTCCTGGGTACGACCGTCAACGTCCTCTTCGTACTGATCGAGGCCGGCTTCGGCTTCTGGGGCAACTCCGTCGCCCTGCTCGCCGACGCGGCGCACAATCTCAGCGATGTCATGGGTCTGCTGATCGCCTGGGGGGCCAGCATTCTCGGTCAACGCGCCATCTCCAGCCGCTTCACCTATGGGTTGGGCAGCAGCACGATACTGGCGGCACTCGTCAATGCGCTCTTTCTCATCCTGATGACCCTGCTCGTGATGGTCGAAGCCCTGCCGAGGCTGCTCCACCCCGAAGCCGTCAATGGCGAGATTGTTATTGGCGTCGCGCTGATCGGCGTGCTGATCAATGGGTTCACCGCCTGGCTGTTCATGAAGGGGCAGGCCGAGGACCTCAATCAGCGGGGCGCCTATCTGCACATGGCTGCGGATGCGGCCGTCTCGCTTGGGGTCGCGATTGCCGGCGGCATTGTGCTCCTGACACACTGGACCTGGTTGGATCCGGCCGTGAGCCTCATCATCAGCCTGGTCATTCTGATCCCGGCCTGGCGATTGCTGATCCAGGCGACGCGACTGACCTTGCACGGCGTGCCTGATGCCATCGACGCCCACGCGGTGGGTGCCTACCTGCAGAGCCTTTCCGAAGTCACCAACGTGCACGACCTGCATATCTGGGCGCTGAGCACGACGGAAAATGCCCTCACGGCGCACCTCGTGGTTCGTGATGGGCAAATGAGCAACCCGCGCCGACGCGACATCGAGCGCACCCTGAAGGAACGCTTCCGTATCAGCCACAGCACGCTGCAGGTCGAAACGGAGCACGCTGACCCCACCTGCCCGCGCCTACTCGGCTGCGCCCTGCCCGCCTCGAATCAGGCAGGCCATTGA
- the trxA gene encoding thioredoxin gives MSDSPYVFSVTAPEFQARVVDASHETPILVDFWAEWCGPCRTLMPLLAKITESYEGKLRLAKVNSDEEQQLASHFGVRSLPTVMLVINGQIVDQFSGALPESQIRDFLKKHILSDVDKLRQQARELAATDAPLEAVVEPLKQASGIEPNNADILVDLADILVGRGELAQAMEILNALPIDVAGRPLVKELKARINLAQHASEGPATDELLARIAADENDLATREQLAGQLALQQDYEGALGQFFEIMRRDRTFNDDAGRRGMLDLFEVLGGDHPLTKNWRRKMFGLLH, from the coding sequence ATGTCCGATTCCCCGTACGTTTTCTCGGTAACGGCCCCCGAATTTCAAGCAAGGGTTGTCGACGCATCGCACGAAACGCCGATCCTCGTGGACTTCTGGGCAGAGTGGTGCGGCCCCTGTCGTACGCTCATGCCCTTGCTCGCCAAGATCACCGAAAGCTACGAAGGAAAACTGCGCCTGGCGAAGGTCAACTCCGACGAGGAACAGCAACTGGCCAGCCATTTCGGCGTCCGCAGCCTGCCGACGGTGATGCTCGTCATCAACGGACAGATCGTCGACCAATTCTCGGGCGCACTGCCGGAATCCCAGATCCGTGATTTCCTGAAGAAGCACATTCTGTCCGACGTCGACAAACTGCGCCAACAGGCCCGTGAACTGGCGGCCACCGATGCCCCGCTCGAGGCTGTGGTCGAGCCGCTCAAGCAAGCCAGCGGCATCGAGCCGAACAACGCTGATATTCTCGTGGATCTGGCGGACATCCTGGTCGGTCGCGGCGAATTGGCCCAGGCGATGGAAATCCTCAACGCCCTGCCCATCGATGTAGCCGGCCGTCCGCTCGTGAAGGAACTGAAGGCCCGGATCAATCTGGCCCAGCACGCCAGCGAGGGTCCGGCCACGGATGAGCTGCTGGCACGTATTGCCGCGGACGAAAACGATCTGGCCACCCGAGAGCAGCTCGCCGGGCAGCTGGCCCTGCAACAGGATTACGAAGGGGCACTGGGCCAGTTCTTCGAAATCATGCGTCGCGATCGGACATTCAACGACGATGCCGGTCGACGGGGCATGCTGGACCTGTTCGAAGTGCTCGGCGGCGATCACCCGCTGACCAAGAACTGGCGCCGGAAGATGTTCGGCCTGCTGCACTAG
- the parE gene encoding DNA topoisomerase IV subunit B: MAESISNQYDARAIEVLTGLEPVRKRPGMYTDTTRPNHLAQEVIDNSVDEAVSGFASRIDVILHADGSLSVQDNGRGMPVDIHPEHQVSGVELILTRLHAGGKFSDKAYRFSGGLHGVGVSVVNALSERLTVEVTREGQRWQMAFADGAPLGPLTAVGTVPKKQTGTLLRFWPRASYFDFPKFQVSRLLHVLRAKAVLCPGLTVTFLDEAAGEAQTWHYENGLCDYLLGALADRAILPPQGFVGHMSAETAERPQAVDWALVWLAEPGGEPVTESYVNLIPTPQGGTHVNGLRQGLTDAVREFCDFRNLVPRGVKLSPEDVFDRVAFVLSAKLSEPQFAGQTKERLSSRESASFIGGVVKDALSLWLNQHPDLGEAIARMAIDAAQARLKNDKKVVRKRLTAGPALPGKLADCTATDLSRTELFLVEGDSAGGSAKQARDREFQAIMPLRGKILNTWETGADQVLASQEVHDIAVALGLEPGSDDLSKLRYGKVCILADADSDGLHIATLLSALFLRHFPALVRAGHVFVAMPPLYRIDLNKETFYALDEAERDGILARLDAEHRRGKPQVTRFKGLGEMNPGQLRESTLAPQTRRLVQLVIEEDQPYALLDMLLAKKRAADRRAWLETKGDLAEVV, encoded by the coding sequence ATGGCTGAATCGATTTCGAATCAATATGATGCCCGTGCCATCGAGGTTCTGACGGGCCTGGAGCCGGTCCGCAAGCGGCCGGGCATGTATACGGACACCACCCGGCCGAATCATCTGGCCCAGGAAGTGATCGACAACAGCGTGGACGAGGCGGTCAGCGGTTTCGCTTCGCGCATCGACGTGATCCTGCATGCGGACGGTTCGCTGTCCGTTCAGGACAACGGGCGCGGGATGCCCGTCGACATCCATCCGGAGCATCAGGTTTCCGGGGTCGAACTGATCCTGACGCGTCTGCATGCGGGTGGAAAGTTCTCCGACAAGGCCTACCGGTTTTCCGGCGGTCTGCACGGGGTCGGGGTCTCGGTGGTGAACGCGCTGTCGGAACGGCTGACCGTGGAAGTCACGCGGGAAGGCCAGCGCTGGCAGATGGCATTTGCCGATGGGGCGCCGCTCGGTCCCTTGACCGCCGTCGGTACCGTCCCCAAGAAGCAGACCGGCACGTTATTGCGCTTCTGGCCGCGGGCCAGCTATTTCGATTTCCCCAAGTTCCAGGTCAGCCGTCTGCTGCACGTGCTGCGCGCGAAGGCCGTGTTGTGTCCGGGGCTGACGGTCACGTTCCTCGACGAGGCGGCTGGCGAGGCGCAGACCTGGCATTACGAGAACGGGCTCTGCGACTACTTGCTGGGTGCGCTGGCCGACCGGGCCATCCTGCCGCCGCAGGGGTTCGTTGGGCACATGAGCGCCGAGACGGCGGAGCGACCCCAGGCGGTCGACTGGGCGCTGGTCTGGCTCGCCGAGCCGGGCGGCGAGCCGGTGACCGAGAGTTACGTGAATCTCATCCCCACGCCCCAGGGCGGGACCCATGTGAACGGTCTGCGTCAGGGGCTGACCGATGCCGTGCGGGAGTTCTGCGATTTCCGCAACCTGGTGCCTCGCGGGGTCAAGCTGTCGCCGGAGGACGTGTTCGACCGGGTCGCATTCGTGCTGTCGGCCAAGTTGTCCGAGCCGCAATTCGCCGGGCAGACCAAGGAGCGACTATCCTCGCGCGAATCGGCCAGTTTCATCGGGGGCGTGGTCAAGGATGCCCTGTCGCTCTGGCTGAACCAGCATCCCGATCTGGGCGAGGCGATCGCCCGCATGGCCATCGATGCCGCCCAGGCGCGTCTGAAGAACGACAAGAAAGTCGTGCGTAAACGCCTGACGGCCGGCCCCGCGCTGCCGGGCAAGCTGGCGGACTGCACCGCGACGGATCTCTCGCGCACGGAGCTCTTCCTGGTGGAGGGCGATTCGGCGGGCGGGTCGGCCAAGCAGGCGCGCGATCGGGAGTTCCAGGCGATCATGCCCTTGCGCGGCAAGATCCTGAATACCTGGGAGACGGGTGCCGACCAGGTGCTCGCGAGTCAGGAAGTGCACGACATCGCCGTGGCGCTGGGCCTGGAGCCGGGCAGCGACGACCTCTCGAAACTGCGCTACGGCAAGGTCTGTATCCTGGCCGATGCGGATTCGGACGGCCTGCATATCGCGACCCTGCTGTCGGCGCTCTTCCTGCGTCATTTCCCGGCACTGGTCCGGGCGGGGCATGTGTTTGTCGCCATGCCGCCCCTGTACCGGATCGACCTGAACAAGGAAACCTTCTACGCCCTGGACGAGGCCGAGCGCGATGGCATTCTGGCCCGGCTCGACGCCGAGCATCGTCGCGGCAAGCCCCAGGTCACCCGGTTCAAGGGCCTGGGCGAGATGAACCCCGGCCAGTTGCGCGAATCCACGCTGGCGCCGCAGACGCGCCGGCTGGTGCAACTGGTCATCGAGGAGGATCAGCCCTATGCCCTGCTCGACATGCTGCTCGCCAAGAAACGGGCCGCCGATCGTCGGGCCTGGCTGGAAACCAAGGGTGATCTGGCCGAGGTGGTCTGA